In one window of Drosophila innubila isolate TH190305 chromosome 2L unlocalized genomic scaffold, UK_Dinn_1.0 4_B_2L, whole genome shotgun sequence DNA:
- the LOC117782350 gene encoding ABC transporter C family member 13-like, whose amino-acid sequence MFVDCLKKCRVPNYKTPFENLTVISYIGAVLVVYIGGLSGAKKVFRELLGHVLGAPQSFFDIQPRGRILDRLSNDVYKLDSVLPDLIRVFSSQAFRVLLVCFRICSFVLEL is encoded by the exons atgtttgtggATTGTCTGAAAAAGTGTCGAGTTCCTAATTATAAAACCCCTTTTGAAAACCTTACAGTCATCAGCTATATAGGTGCTGTACTTGTCGTTTACATTGGCGGATTGAGTGGGGCTAAGAAGGTCTTTCGTGAATTGTTGGGTCATGTATTGGGCGCCCCTCAGTCATTTTTCGATATACAGCCACGGGGTCGCATACTTGACCGTCTGTCCAACGATGTCTACAAATTGGATTCGGTATTGCCCGATTTAATTCGTGTCTTTAGTTCGCAAGCGTTTCGG GTATTGCTAGTTTGTTTTCGGATTTGCTCATTCGTCTTGGAGCTTTGA